In a single window of the Niabella ginsenosidivorans genome:
- a CDS encoding RagB/SusD family nutrient uptake outer membrane protein encodes MSKRFLIFSLLLMSLTIMMDSCKKLDVPPPNILSDAAILGTPDGVTSYMARLYSEMPIEDFKYSPSNGYNNAYNAFNWGSKSTGESLGRDWRQPNENSNVVNYNAVYGTIRDCNYFIQNLPAYAGSFSAAQVQGWLGEAHFVRATCYYALVRRFGGVPLVKTPINYPSTSTDSAAINGLERSSEEDTWNFIGSDLDSAYNLLPVTNQTGRADKSTAAAYKARAMLYAGCIAKYNTNISPANQYGTGQLCGFADGPAKAAAYFQAAYDAAKLVINGTAGKTYSLYMKSWVAGNLAAQTQNMIDMFFDAASPENIFVRQYDTYLSSGHNWDLYMIPDCIRGWGWGSEVSPTLDFVEMYDGIPTWNGDGPKAIQNLPNAFGCPRLKNLNPDGTYVQYANPTDLFANAEPRLKAFVITPYDVLKGSVIEIRAGIVKPQGHAGGAISPDDIKNSGEGTPLNSRYDITNTGSQIFVGLGPTNTGSGNTNRLYTIPAGYPNAGQTILAAGNAGIYSTGGGAWYSSSAFMGFSIRKYLNPSKAPADMGSSSSYGHSNQTWIEIRYAEVLLTAAEAIMELGGNTSEALGYVNQIQARAGATQTPLASFSLNTVRKEWRKEFAFENKTWFNLNRWRLFDSEMNATIYRQLTPFYVAETGKYIFDIKPFEEMTRYSNGYTWKSVWYYQNFPGSEISNNKKMIQNIGY; translated from the coding sequence ATGTCAAAAAGATTTTTAATTTTCTCATTGTTATTGATGAGCCTTACAATAATGATGGATTCCTGTAAAAAATTGGATGTTCCGCCTCCTAACATTTTATCAGATGCTGCCATATTAGGTACTCCGGATGGTGTAACCTCTTATATGGCGCGTTTATATAGTGAAATGCCCATAGAAGACTTTAAATATTCTCCCTCCAATGGTTACAATAACGCGTATAATGCCTTTAATTGGGGCAGTAAATCAACCGGAGAATCTTTAGGGAGAGACTGGCGTCAGCCTAATGAGAACAGTAATGTTGTTAACTATAATGCGGTGTACGGTACCATCAGGGATTGTAATTATTTTATACAAAACCTTCCTGCTTATGCGGGGAGCTTCTCTGCTGCACAGGTACAGGGTTGGCTGGGCGAAGCGCATTTTGTACGTGCTACCTGCTATTATGCCCTGGTAAGACGTTTTGGCGGCGTTCCCTTGGTGAAAACGCCCATTAACTACCCCTCAACCAGTACAGATTCGGCAGCCATCAATGGTCTGGAAAGGTCTTCAGAAGAGGACACATGGAACTTTATCGGTTCTGATCTGGATTCTGCTTATAATCTGCTGCCTGTAACCAATCAAACAGGCCGGGCTGATAAAAGTACCGCAGCCGCCTACAAAGCCAGGGCAATGCTGTATGCGGGATGTATTGCTAAATACAACACCAACATTTCTCCTGCGAACCAATATGGTACAGGGCAATTATGCGGCTTTGCGGATGGCCCGGCCAAAGCAGCTGCTTATTTCCAGGCTGCGTATGATGCTGCTAAATTGGTCATAAACGGTACTGCCGGTAAAACCTACAGTTTGTATATGAAAAGTTGGGTGGCAGGTAATTTGGCTGCTCAAACCCAAAATATGATCGATATGTTCTTTGATGCCGCCAGTCCGGAAAATATTTTTGTAAGGCAATATGATACATACCTGTCTTCCGGCCATAACTGGGACCTGTATATGATCCCTGACTGCATCAGAGGATGGGGGTGGGGCTCTGAAGTAAGCCCTACATTGGATTTTGTAGAAATGTATGATGGCATTCCAACCTGGAACGGGGACGGGCCTAAGGCCATCCAGAATCTGCCAAACGCTTTTGGTTGCCCCAGGTTGAAAAACCTGAATCCGGACGGGACCTATGTACAGTATGCCAACCCAACTGACCTGTTTGCCAACGCAGAACCACGCCTGAAGGCTTTTGTCATTACCCCCTATGATGTGCTAAAAGGTTCTGTTATAGAAATAAGGGCGGGTATTGTAAAACCTCAGGGGCATGCCGGGGGAGCAATCAGTCCTGATGATATCAAGAACTCGGGTGAAGGCACGCCTTTGAACAGCAGGTATGATATTACGAATACCGGCAGCCAGATATTTGTTGGCCTGGGACCAACAAACACAGGCAGTGGTAATACCAACCGCCTCTATACGATACCCGCGGGGTATCCTAATGCCGGGCAAACAATATTAGCTGCCGGCAATGCCGGTATATATTCCACCGGTGGGGGTGCATGGTATAGCTCCTCTGCTTTTATGGGTTTTTCAATACGTAAATACCTGAATCCGAGTAAGGCGCCTGCCGACATGGGTTCCAGCAGCAGCTATGGGCATAGTAATCAAACCTGGATCGAGATTCGGTATGCGGAAGTGTTACTGACCGCTGCTGAAGCCATTATGGAGTTAGGCGGAAATACAAGTGAAGCCCTGGGATATGTGAATCAGATCCAGGCCAGGGCCGGCGCTACCCAGACCCCGCTGGCTTCCTTCTCGCTGAATACAGTGAGGAAGGAATGGAGAAAGGAATTTGCCTTTGAAAACAAAACGTGGTTCAATCTGAATCGCTGGAGATTGTTTGACTCAGAAATGAATGCGACCATTTATCGTCAGTTAACTCCATTCTATGTAGCAGAGACCGGCAAATATATTTTTGATATTAAACCCTTTGAGGAAATGACAAGATATAGTAATGGGTACACATGGAAATCTGTATGGTATTATCAAAACTTCCCGGGTTCTGAAATATCGAATAACAAAAAAATGATTCAAAATATAGGTTATTAA